Proteins encoded by one window of Actinocorallia herbida:
- a CDS encoding permease, whose protein sequence is MTHPHASDRLEGPQRSSPSARRTARSSPGSDAVWLLFALGSIVVLIRAYVAPVLTQEAVLAWATIFVAICVQALPFLVFGVALSAAITAFVPARTWQRLLPRNGAAAVPVAGIAGAVLPGCECASVPVAGGLMARGVAPAAALTFLLAAPAINPIVMVATAVAFPGQPGMVAARFGASLLVAVLAGWAWLRFGKAEWIRIPAPPAHDSGKWDAYRQAARHDLMHAGGFLIVGAIAAATINVAVPAAWVNAVAGIPWASVLVLAVLAVLMSICSEADAFVAASLTSFSPTAKLAFLVVGPMVDLKLIAMQTGFFGRDFALRFVPLTFVLAVAVSSAFGALFL, encoded by the coding sequence GTGACACACCCCCATGCGTCCGACCGCCTCGAAGGACCCCAGCGGTCCTCCCCTTCCGCCCGCCGAACCGCGCGTTCCTCCCCGGGCTCGGACGCGGTATGGCTGCTGTTCGCCCTCGGCTCCATCGTGGTGCTCATCCGGGCGTACGTCGCCCCCGTCCTCACCCAGGAAGCAGTCCTGGCATGGGCGACGATCTTCGTCGCCATCTGCGTGCAGGCGCTGCCTTTCCTGGTGTTCGGGGTCGCGCTCTCCGCCGCGATCACCGCGTTCGTACCCGCACGAACCTGGCAGCGGCTGCTGCCCCGCAACGGGGCCGCGGCGGTTCCCGTCGCCGGTATCGCGGGCGCCGTCCTTCCTGGGTGCGAGTGCGCCTCCGTGCCCGTCGCCGGCGGGCTCATGGCGCGCGGGGTCGCGCCCGCCGCCGCGTTGACCTTCCTGCTGGCGGCACCGGCGATCAACCCGATCGTGATGGTCGCGACGGCGGTCGCGTTCCCCGGACAGCCCGGCATGGTCGCGGCCCGGTTCGGTGCCTCGCTCCTCGTGGCGGTGCTCGCCGGATGGGCGTGGCTGCGCTTCGGCAAGGCCGAGTGGATCCGCATCCCCGCGCCCCCCGCGCACGACAGCGGCAAGTGGGACGCCTACCGCCAGGCCGCCCGGCACGACCTCATGCACGCGGGCGGCTTCCTCATCGTCGGCGCGATCGCCGCGGCCACCATCAACGTCGCCGTGCCGGCGGCATGGGTGAACGCGGTCGCCGGCATCCCCTGGGCGTCAGTGCTGGTCCTCGCGGTGCTCGCCGTGCTGATGTCGATCTGCTCCGAGGCCGACGCGTTCGTCGCGGCCAGCCTGACCTCCTTCTCCCCCACCGCCAAGCTCGCGTTCCTCGTGGTCGGCCCGATGGTCGACCTGAAGCTCATCGCCATGCAGACCGGCTTCTTCGGCCGGGACTTCGCCCTGCGGTTCGTCCCCCTCACCTTCGTGCTGGCCGTCGCCGTCAGCTCTGCCTTCGGAGCCCTTTTCCTGTGA